The Dama dama isolate Ldn47 chromosome 25, ASM3311817v1, whole genome shotgun sequence genome window below encodes:
- the MOCS2 gene encoding molybdopterin synthase sulfur carrier subunit isoform X4, giving the protein MGAEGAGRLRLRAASTWRLRFRGRDTGRDFPGGMVPRCQVEVLYFAKSAEIAGIRSETISVPQEIKALQLWNEIETRHPGLADVRNQVIFAVRQEYVELGDQLLLLQSGDEIAIIPPISGG; this is encoded by the exons ATGGGGGCGGAAGGGGCCGGCAGGTTGCGCCTGCGCGCTGCGTCCACTTGGCGCCTCCGCTTCCGCGGCCGGGATACCGGGCGAGACTTCCCTGGCGGGATGGTCCCCCGGTGCCAG gtgGAAGTGTTGTATTTTGCAAAAAGTGCTGAAATAGCAGGAATTCGCTCAGAGACCATTTCTGTGCCGCAAGAAATAAAAGCATTGCAGCTGTGGAATGAGATAGAAACACGCCATCCAGG ATTGGCTGATGTCAGAAATCAGGTGATATTTGCTGTTCGTCAAGAATATGTCGAGCTTGGAGATCAGCTCCTCCTGCTTCAATCAGGAGACGAAATTGCCATTATCCCTCCCATTAGTGGAGGGTAG